The following are from one region of the Streptomyces fradiae genome:
- a CDS encoding substrate-binding domain-containing protein has translation MPSSGRELKFRALTARLRQGMLDGTWPPGSKLPTERALAADTGVSVTTVRRAYEELVALGLVERRQGAGTFAAAHPEEPRGGRTVVGVLVPDTAFYYPRVLHGIEQELTAAGARLVLACSHYDPAEEDAAVARLLGSGVHGLLLVPTLHTATDPGRRAEELLALPVPAVLVERRLAAHGPGDPTEHVCTDHEGGAYDAVRHLRGLGHRRLGLLVRSDAPTTAPLESGFARAVADLHLPAPHCERATMGEWHADRADAAVAALRAARVTAALCFGDREAALVLAAARRAGLRVPDDLALISYDNELADVAETPLTAVSPPKFQVGRLAAQILLRRLAEGDASPLHQVQLRPRLVVRASCGAAPAAVSAAGLAAGAHKSPSGAH, from the coding sequence GTGCCGTCGTCCGGACGCGAGCTGAAGTTCCGCGCCCTGACGGCCCGGCTGCGCCAGGGCATGCTGGACGGCACCTGGCCGCCGGGCAGCAAACTGCCCACCGAGCGCGCCCTCGCCGCCGACACCGGCGTCTCCGTGACGACGGTCCGCCGCGCGTACGAGGAGCTGGTCGCCCTCGGCCTGGTCGAACGCCGCCAGGGCGCGGGCACCTTCGCCGCCGCGCACCCCGAGGAACCGCGCGGCGGCCGCACCGTGGTCGGCGTCCTCGTCCCCGACACCGCCTTCTACTACCCCCGGGTGCTGCACGGCATCGAGCAGGAACTCACCGCCGCCGGAGCCCGGTTGGTCCTCGCCTGCTCCCACTACGACCCTGCCGAGGAGGACGCCGCCGTCGCCCGGCTGCTCGGCTCCGGCGTCCACGGACTGCTCCTCGTGCCCACCCTGCACACCGCCACCGACCCGGGCCGGCGCGCCGAGGAACTGCTCGCTCTGCCCGTGCCCGCCGTCCTCGTCGAACGGCGGCTCGCCGCCCACGGACCCGGCGACCCCACCGAACACGTCTGCACCGACCACGAGGGCGGCGCCTACGACGCCGTGCGGCACCTGCGCGGCCTCGGCCACCGCCGGCTCGGCCTCCTGGTCCGCTCCGACGCCCCCACCACCGCACCCCTCGAGTCCGGCTTCGCCCGCGCCGTCGCCGACCTGCACCTGCCCGCACCGCACTGCGAGCGCGCGACCATGGGCGAGTGGCACGCCGACCGCGCCGACGCCGCCGTCGCCGCGCTGCGCGCCGCCCGGGTCACCGCCGCGCTCTGCTTCGGCGACCGCGAGGCCGCGCTCGTGCTCGCCGCCGCCCGCCGCGCCGGGCTCAGGGTCCCCGACGACCTCGCCCTGATCTCGTACGACAACGAGCTCGCCGATGTCGCCGAGACCCCGCTGACCGCCGTCTCCCCGCCCAAGTTCCAGGTCGGCCGGCTCGCCGCGCAGATCCTGCTGCGCCGCCTCGCCGAGGGCGACGCCTCCCCGCTGCACCAGGTGCAGCTGCGGCCCCGGCTCGTGGTCCGCGCCTCCTGCGGCGCCGCGCCCGCCGCCGTATCCGCTGCCGGACTCGCCGCCGGTGCGCACAAAAGTCCAAGCGGTGCTCACTGA
- a CDS encoding SIS domain-containing protein, translated as MTTHVENEIASQPDCWRRAAELAAERADPLPRTGERIAVVGCGTSYFIARAYAALRESLGAGETDAFPASDPTPLGRGYDRIVALTRSGTTTEVAGLLARAAGLIPTVALTGVPDSPAGHHADAVVDLGFADERSVVQTRFATTALQLLRAALGVDLGPSIADAELALYEPLPTAWEKHGQFTFLGTGWTVGLADEAALKLREAARAWTESYPAMEYRHGPISISDPGSLVWCLGPVPPGLADEVDATGAQFVADAVDPVAGLVRAQRLAVALAARRGLNPDRPRNLTRSVILAGAR; from the coding sequence ATGACCACCCACGTCGAGAACGAGATCGCGAGCCAGCCCGACTGCTGGCGGCGGGCCGCCGAACTCGCCGCCGAGCGGGCCGACCCGCTGCCCCGGACGGGCGAGCGGATCGCCGTCGTCGGCTGCGGCACCTCGTACTTCATCGCCCGCGCCTACGCCGCGCTGCGCGAGTCCCTCGGCGCCGGCGAGACCGATGCCTTCCCGGCTTCCGACCCGACCCCGCTCGGCCGCGGCTACGACCGGATCGTCGCCCTCACCCGCTCCGGCACCACCACCGAGGTCGCCGGACTCCTCGCCCGCGCCGCCGGCCTGATCCCCACCGTCGCCCTCACCGGTGTCCCCGACAGCCCGGCCGGCCACCACGCCGACGCCGTCGTCGACCTCGGCTTCGCCGACGAACGCTCCGTCGTCCAGACCCGGTTCGCCACCACCGCGCTGCAACTCCTGCGCGCCGCGCTCGGCGTCGACCTCGGCCCCTCCATCGCCGACGCCGAACTCGCCCTGTACGAGCCGCTGCCCACCGCCTGGGAGAAGCACGGCCAGTTCACCTTCCTCGGCACCGGCTGGACCGTCGGCCTCGCCGACGAGGCCGCGCTCAAGCTGCGCGAGGCGGCCCGCGCCTGGACCGAGTCGTACCCGGCGATGGAGTACCGCCACGGCCCCATCAGCATCAGCGACCCCGGCAGCCTGGTCTGGTGCCTCGGCCCGGTCCCGCCCGGCCTCGCCGACGAAGTCGACGCCACCGGCGCCCAGTTCGTCGCCGACGCCGTCGACCCGGTGGCCGGCCTGGTGCGCGCCCAGCGCCTCGCCGTCGCCCTCGCCGCCCGCCGCGGCCTCAACCCCGACCGCCCGCGCAACCTGACCCGCTCGGTGATCCTCGCCGGCGCCCGGTAG
- a CDS encoding PIG-L deacetylase family protein: MPADWQRALAVVAHPDDLEYGCAAAVAGWTDQGKEVGYLLVTRGEAGIDTLDPATCAPLREREQRESAAIVGVTSVEFLDHRDGVVEYGLGLRRDIAAAIRRHRPELVITLNHRDTWGPEPGGFWNTPDHKAVGRAVLDAAADAGNRWIFPELTEQGLDPWNGVRWVAVAGSNLPTHAVDAGPGLERATRSLRAHRTYIEALTDQDVDTYCRSFVAESTGRAAARFGGRPAVAFEVFPR; this comes from the coding sequence ATGCCCGCCGACTGGCAGCGCGCGCTCGCCGTCGTCGCCCACCCCGACGACCTGGAGTACGGCTGCGCCGCCGCCGTCGCCGGCTGGACCGACCAGGGCAAGGAGGTCGGCTACCTCCTGGTCACCCGCGGCGAGGCCGGCATCGACACCCTCGACCCGGCCACCTGCGCCCCGCTGCGCGAACGCGAGCAGCGCGAGAGCGCCGCGATCGTGGGCGTGACGAGCGTGGAGTTCCTCGACCACCGCGACGGCGTCGTCGAGTACGGGCTCGGGCTGCGCCGTGACATCGCCGCCGCGATCCGCCGGCACCGGCCGGAACTGGTCATCACCCTCAACCACCGCGACACGTGGGGCCCCGAGCCCGGCGGCTTCTGGAACACCCCCGACCACAAGGCCGTCGGCCGCGCCGTCCTCGACGCGGCCGCCGACGCGGGCAACCGCTGGATCTTCCCCGAACTCACCGAGCAGGGCCTGGACCCCTGGAACGGGGTCCGCTGGGTCGCCGTCGCCGGTTCGAACCTGCCCACCCACGCCGTCGACGCCGGCCCCGGCCTGGAGCGTGCCACCCGCTCGCTGCGCGCCCACCGCACCTACATCGAGGCGCTGACCGACCAGGACGTCGACACGTACTGCCGCTCGTTCGTCGCGGAGTCCACCGGACGGGCCGCGGCCCGCTTCGGCGGCCGTCCGGCCGTCGCGTTCGAGGTGTTCCCCCGCTAG
- a CDS encoding VOC family protein produces MLGTDFITGSPDWLDLGSPDTAAAAQFYGRVFGWDFASAGPDAGGYGFFQQDGKTVAALGPLTEEGASSAWTVYFQTPDAEATAQAAEKAGGTVRAAAFDVMDAGRMASLTDPAGAQFAVWQPNTVKGLERTSQNDTLVWVELHVPDPETTLGFYQGLFGWRWQEMESSGMTYRVLLTAEGEPQDASFGGAAPRQEGMDKSMWVPYFMVADADRTSVTVQENGGSVLLPPSDVPDVGRLAWFTDPFGAPFAVLRPDPNM; encoded by the coding sequence ATGCTCGGTACGGACTTCATCACCGGCTCCCCCGACTGGCTCGACCTCGGCAGCCCGGACACGGCCGCCGCCGCCCAGTTCTACGGCCGGGTCTTCGGCTGGGACTTCGCCTCGGCGGGACCCGACGCCGGTGGCTACGGCTTCTTCCAGCAGGACGGCAAGACCGTCGCGGCGCTCGGCCCGCTGACGGAGGAGGGCGCGAGCAGCGCCTGGACGGTCTACTTCCAGACCCCGGACGCGGAGGCGACCGCGCAGGCGGCGGAGAAGGCGGGCGGGACGGTGCGCGCGGCGGCGTTCGACGTGATGGACGCGGGGCGGATGGCCTCGCTGACCGACCCGGCGGGCGCCCAGTTCGCGGTGTGGCAGCCGAACACCGTCAAGGGCCTGGAGCGCACCTCGCAGAACGACACCCTGGTCTGGGTCGAGCTGCACGTGCCCGACCCGGAGACCACCCTCGGCTTCTACCAGGGCCTGTTCGGCTGGCGCTGGCAGGAGATGGAGTCCTCGGGCATGACGTACCGGGTGCTGCTGACCGCCGAGGGCGAGCCCCAGGACGCCTCGTTCGGAGGGGCGGCGCCGCGCCAGGAGGGCATGGACAAGTCGATGTGGGTGCCGTACTTCATGGTGGCGGACGCGGACCGCACCTCGGTGACGGTGCAGGAGAACGGCGGCTCGGTGCTGCTGCCGCCCTCGGACGTCCCGGACGTCGGCCGGCTCGCCTGGTTCACGGACCCGTTCGGCGCGCCGTTCGCGGTGCTGCGGCCCGACCCGAACATGTAG
- a CDS encoding NAD(P)/FAD-dependent oxidoreductase, with protein sequence MNAHSSQHENGFAYEDEYDVVVVGGGAAGLSAALVLGRARRRTLVVDAGEPRNAPAAHMQGYLGLDGTSPAELLATGREEIAAYGVEWTKGLVTAATPTPAPGEGFAVDLADGRRVRARRLVVTTGLVDELPDLAGVAERWGRDVIHCPYCHGWEVRDRAFGVLAHPVMPAHQALMVSQWSPDVTLFLHTAPEPSPEDTARLAAAGVTVVTGEVAGIVVEDDRLTGVRMADGRIVPREILFVGTRTVPRDGLLTALGADTHETPLGRFVTIDDSGRTSVPGVWAAGNAIGPFEQVVNAASGGYRAAAAINADLLMTDLDRRVAEGAGARGA encoded by the coding sequence ATGAACGCACACAGCTCGCAGCACGAGAACGGATTCGCGTACGAGGACGAGTACGACGTGGTGGTGGTCGGCGGCGGCGCGGCCGGCCTGAGCGCGGCCCTGGTCCTGGGCCGGGCCCGCCGCCGCACCCTGGTCGTCGACGCGGGAGAGCCGCGCAACGCTCCCGCCGCCCATATGCAGGGCTATCTCGGCCTCGACGGCACGAGCCCGGCCGAGCTCCTGGCGACCGGACGCGAGGAGATCGCCGCGTACGGGGTGGAGTGGACGAAGGGCCTGGTCACCGCCGCGACGCCGACGCCGGCGCCCGGCGAGGGCTTCGCGGTGGACCTGGCGGACGGGCGCCGGGTGCGGGCGCGGCGGCTCGTCGTCACCACGGGCCTGGTGGACGAGCTGCCCGACCTGGCCGGGGTGGCCGAGCGCTGGGGCCGGGACGTCATCCACTGCCCGTACTGCCACGGCTGGGAGGTGCGCGACCGGGCCTTCGGTGTGCTCGCCCACCCCGTGATGCCGGCCCACCAGGCCCTGATGGTCTCCCAGTGGTCCCCCGACGTCACGCTCTTCCTCCACACCGCCCCCGAGCCCTCCCCCGAGGACACGGCCCGGCTCGCGGCGGCCGGGGTCACGGTGGTGACCGGCGAGGTCGCCGGGATCGTCGTCGAGGACGACCGGCTGACCGGCGTGCGGATGGCCGACGGCCGGATCGTCCCCCGCGAGATCCTCTTCGTCGGCACCCGCACCGTCCCCCGCGACGGCCTTCTCACCGCCCTCGGCGCCGACACCCACGAGACCCCTCTCGGCCGCTTCGTCACCATCGACGACTCCGGCCGCACCTCCGTCCCGGGCGTCTGGGCCGCCGGAAACGCGATCGGCCCCTTCGAACAGGTCGTGAACGCGGCCAGTGGCGGCTACCGCGCGGCGGCCGCGATCAACGCCGACCTCCTGATGACGGACCTGGACCGGCGGGTGGCGGAGGGCGCGGGCGCGCGGGGCGCCTGA
- a CDS encoding helix-turn-helix domain-containing protein — protein MTADDHTADDRTGDDRIDDVLTEVGPRLRRIRRERDATLADLSASTGISVSTLSRLESGQRKPSLELLLPIARAHQVPLDELVGAPPVGDPRVKAKPIRRHGRTLYPLTRQPGGLQAYKVLQEPGAEQPDPRVHEGYEWLYVLSGRLRLVLGDHDVELGAGEAAEFDTRVPHWFGPAGDRPVEFLSLFGPQGERMHVRARPKKS, from the coding sequence ATGACCGCTGACGACCACACCGCTGACGACCGCACCGGCGACGACCGCATCGACGACGTCCTCACCGAGGTCGGCCCCCGCCTGCGCCGCATCCGCCGCGAGCGCGACGCCACCCTGGCCGACCTCTCCGCCTCCACCGGCATCTCCGTGAGCACCCTCTCCCGCCTGGAGTCGGGGCAGCGCAAGCCCAGCCTGGAGCTGCTGCTCCCGATCGCCCGCGCCCACCAGGTCCCGCTCGACGAGCTCGTCGGCGCGCCCCCGGTCGGCGACCCCCGGGTGAAGGCCAAGCCGATCCGCCGCCACGGCCGCACCCTGTACCCGCTCACCCGCCAGCCCGGCGGCCTCCAGGCGTACAAGGTGCTCCAGGAGCCCGGTGCCGAGCAGCCCGATCCCCGGGTGCACGAGGGCTACGAGTGGCTGTACGTGCTCTCCGGGCGGCTGCGCCTGGTGCTCGGCGACCACGACGTGGAGCTGGGCGCCGGCGAGGCGGCGGAGTTCGACACCCGGGTGCCGCACTGGTTCGGCCCGGCGGGGGACCGGCCGGTGGAGTTCCTGAGCCTGTTCGGCCCGCAGGGCGAGCGGATGCATGTACGGGCCCGGCCGAAGAAGTCCTGA
- a CDS encoding NADPH:quinone oxidoreductase family protein, with protein MQAWRVHENGEPGEVMQLDEVAAPEPGPGQVLLKVRATGLNFPDALLCRGQYQVRPPLPFTPGVEICAETEDGRRVIATPALPYGGLAGYAVADAAALLPAPEALDDAEAAALHIGYQTGWFGLHRRAALKEGETLLVHAAAGGVGSAAVQLGKAAGATVIGVVGGADKAAVARELGCDTVVDRHAEDVVAAVKEATGGRGADVIYDPVGGAAYQQSAKLVAFEGRIVVVGFASGTVPAPALNHALVKNYSILGLHWGLYNLKDPAAVLRCHETLTELAAKGRIKPYVSERVPFAGAADAVQRLSEGVTTGRLVVLPEGARA; from the coding sequence ATGCAGGCATGGCGAGTGCACGAGAACGGCGAGCCGGGCGAGGTGATGCAGCTCGACGAGGTCGCGGCGCCCGAGCCCGGGCCGGGGCAGGTGCTCCTGAAGGTCCGGGCCACCGGCCTCAACTTCCCCGACGCGCTGCTCTGCCGCGGCCAGTACCAGGTGCGGCCCCCGCTGCCCTTCACCCCCGGCGTGGAGATCTGCGCCGAGACCGAGGACGGCCGCCGGGTCATCGCCACCCCCGCCCTCCCGTACGGCGGTCTCGCCGGGTACGCCGTCGCCGACGCCGCCGCGCTGCTCCCCGCGCCGGAGGCCCTGGACGACGCCGAGGCCGCCGCCCTGCACATCGGCTACCAGACCGGGTGGTTCGGGCTGCACCGCAGGGCCGCCCTGAAGGAGGGCGAGACGCTGCTCGTGCACGCCGCCGCGGGCGGCGTGGGCAGCGCCGCCGTCCAGCTCGGCAAGGCGGCCGGCGCCACCGTCATCGGCGTCGTCGGCGGCGCCGACAAGGCCGCCGTGGCCCGCGAGCTGGGCTGCGACACGGTCGTCGACCGGCACGCCGAGGACGTCGTCGCGGCCGTCAAGGAGGCCACCGGCGGCCGCGGCGCCGACGTGATCTACGACCCGGTCGGCGGCGCGGCCTACCAGCAGTCCGCCAAGCTGGTCGCCTTCGAGGGCCGGATCGTCGTCGTCGGCTTCGCCAGCGGCACCGTGCCCGCCCCCGCCCTCAACCACGCCCTGGTGAAGAACTACTCGATCCTGGGCCTGCACTGGGGCTTGTACAACCTCAAGGACCCGGCCGCCGTCCTGCGCTGCCACGAGACCCTGACCGAGCTCGCCGCCAAGGGCCGGATCAAGCCGTACGTGAGCGAGCGGGTGCCCTTCGCGGGCGCCGCCGACGCCGTGCAGCGGCTCTCCGAGGGCGTCACCACCGGCCGGCTCGTCGTCCTCCCGGAAGGAGCCCGCGCATGA
- a CDS encoding acyl-CoA dehydrogenase family protein, whose amino-acid sequence MSGDKALAPDAAELLDRTRRLLAEHPPATTDRTDFLRARFDAGLAWVHYPVGLGGLGAPRSLQAVVDAELAAAGAPDNDPRRIGIGLGMAAPTLLEFGSDAVKERFLKPLWVGEEVWCQLFSEPGAGSDLAALGTRAVRDGEDWVINGQKVWTSSAHVARWAILIARTDPDLPKHRGITYFVCDMTDPGVEVRPLRQITGEAEFNEVFLTNVRIPDAHRLGEVGDGWRVAQTTLMNERVSIGGARIPREGGMIGKAAATWRARPELRTHDLHRRLLDLWVDAEVARLTGERLRQQLVAGQPGPEGSAMKLGFARLNQAISALEVELLGDEGLLYGDWTMVRPDLVDFTGRDAGYRYLRAKGNSIEGGTTEVLLNIVAERVLGLPPEPRNDKDVAWKDLAR is encoded by the coding sequence ATGAGCGGAGACAAGGCCCTGGCCCCCGACGCCGCCGAACTCCTCGACCGCACCCGCCGGTTGCTCGCCGAGCACCCGCCCGCCACCACCGACCGCACCGACTTCCTGCGTGCCCGCTTCGACGCCGGCCTCGCCTGGGTGCACTACCCGGTGGGCCTCGGCGGACTCGGCGCCCCGCGCTCCCTGCAGGCCGTCGTCGACGCCGAACTCGCCGCCGCAGGCGCCCCCGACAACGACCCCCGCCGGATCGGCATCGGCCTCGGCATGGCCGCCCCCACCCTCCTCGAATTCGGCTCCGACGCCGTCAAGGAGCGCTTCCTGAAGCCGCTCTGGGTCGGCGAGGAGGTCTGGTGCCAGCTCTTCAGCGAGCCCGGCGCCGGCTCCGACCTCGCCGCGCTCGGCACCCGCGCCGTCCGCGACGGCGAGGACTGGGTGATCAACGGGCAGAAGGTGTGGACCTCCAGCGCCCATGTGGCCCGCTGGGCGATCCTCATCGCCCGCACCGACCCCGACCTGCCCAAGCACCGCGGCATCACGTACTTCGTCTGCGACATGACCGACCCCGGCGTAGAGGTCCGGCCGCTGCGCCAGATCACCGGCGAGGCCGAGTTCAACGAGGTCTTCCTCACGAACGTGCGCATCCCCGACGCCCACCGCCTCGGCGAGGTCGGCGACGGCTGGCGGGTCGCCCAGACCACCCTCATGAACGAGCGGGTCTCCATCGGCGGCGCCCGCATCCCCCGCGAGGGCGGCATGATCGGCAAGGCCGCCGCCACCTGGCGGGCCCGCCCCGAGCTGCGCACCCACGACCTGCACCGGCGGCTGCTCGACCTGTGGGTGGACGCCGAGGTCGCCCGGCTCACCGGCGAACGCCTCCGCCAGCAGCTGGTGGCCGGCCAGCCCGGACCCGAGGGCAGCGCGATGAAGCTCGGCTTCGCCCGGCTCAACCAGGCCATCAGCGCCCTGGAGGTCGAACTCCTCGGCGACGAGGGCCTGTTGTACGGCGACTGGACGATGGTCCGGCCCGATCTCGTCGACTTCACCGGCCGCGACGCGGGCTACCGCTATCTGCGCGCCAAGGGCAACTCGATCGAGGGCGGCACCACCGAGGTGCTGCTCAACATCGTGGCCGAGCGGGTCCTCGGACTGCCGCCCGAGCCCCGCAACGACAAGGACGTCGCCTGGAAGGACCTCGCCCGATGA
- a CDS encoding acyl-CoA dehydrogenase family protein encodes MTETPKPVAAQLDLLYSEAEEDLRAAVRSLLADRADPQTLLARIEGEAPYLPGLWDALAGGIGAAGLLVPEKLGGQGASHREAAVVLEELGRAVTPAPYLTSAVVATETLLALGADEGGPVAELLGALAAGEKTAVLAVPLSTAPGADPVTDGPVPAVADAAAADVLLVPRADGLYAVPAAEARITPQVPLDLTRPLAVVDTTGVAGTRLAGPETGGAAVRRGLLAGAGLLASEQLGLAAWCLEETVRHTKERHQFNRPIGSFQALKHRMAQLWLELVGARAVARAAADALATGAPDTELTVAVAQAYCAKVAVHAAEECVQLHGGIGMTWEHPAHLALKRAKSAQTALGSAGRHRDVIAALVDLPAPG; translated from the coding sequence ATGACCGAGACGCCGAAGCCGGTGGCCGCCCAGCTCGATCTGCTCTACTCCGAGGCCGAGGAGGACCTGCGCGCCGCCGTCCGCTCGCTGCTCGCCGACCGGGCGGACCCGCAGACGCTGCTCGCCCGGATCGAGGGCGAGGCCCCGTACCTCCCCGGTCTCTGGGACGCCCTCGCCGGCGGCATCGGCGCCGCCGGACTGCTCGTGCCCGAGAAGCTGGGCGGCCAGGGCGCGAGCCACCGCGAGGCCGCCGTGGTCCTGGAGGAGCTGGGCCGGGCCGTGACCCCCGCCCCGTACCTCACCAGTGCCGTCGTGGCGACCGAGACGCTGCTCGCGCTCGGCGCCGACGAGGGCGGCCCGGTCGCGGAACTCCTCGGCGCGCTCGCGGCCGGCGAGAAGACCGCCGTGCTCGCCGTGCCGCTGTCCACCGCGCCGGGCGCCGACCCGGTGACCGACGGTCCGGTGCCGGCCGTCGCCGACGCGGCCGCCGCCGACGTGCTGCTCGTGCCGCGCGCCGACGGGCTGTACGCCGTGCCGGCCGCCGAGGCCCGGATCACTCCGCAGGTGCCGCTCGACCTGACCCGTCCGCTGGCCGTCGTCGACACCACGGGCGTCGCCGGGACCCGGCTCGCCGGACCGGAGACCGGCGGGGCGGCGGTCCGGCGCGGGCTGCTCGCCGGTGCCGGGCTGCTCGCCTCCGAGCAACTCGGGCTCGCCGCCTGGTGCCTGGAGGAGACCGTCCGGCACACCAAGGAGCGCCACCAGTTCAACCGGCCGATCGGCTCCTTCCAGGCGCTCAAGCACCGGATGGCGCAGCTGTGGCTGGAGCTGGTGGGGGCCAGGGCGGTGGCCCGCGCCGCCGCCGACGCGCTGGCCACCGGCGCTCCGGACACCGAGCTGACCGTCGCCGTCGCCCAGGCGTACTGCGCGAAGGTCGCCGTGCACGCCGCCGAGGAGTGCGTCCAGCTGCACGGCGGCATCGGCATGACCTGGGAGCACCCGGCGCACCTGGCGCTGAAGCGGGCCAAGTCCGCGCAGACCGCGCTCGGTTCGGCCGGCCGGCACCGGGACGTGATCGCCGCCCTGGTCGACCTGCCCGCCCCGGGGTAA